The Haloplanus natans DSM 17983 DNA segment GGCCCGGAGACGACGGTCCGAGACGGCGACGTCCTCATCGCGAAGGGGACCCGCGCCGGCGCGACCCGCCTCGCGGAGCTCGCGGGCGCGGACGATCCGGTCGACTCGTAGCTACGCGACGCGGTTGCGCAGCGTTTCGCCGGCCTGGTACTGCTCGAAGATCTCCGTCACCAGTTCCGCGATGTCGAGGTGGTAGCGGTTGGTCGCGGAGCCGCGGTGGGGCGAGATGATGACCTCCTCGAAGTCCCAGAGCGGCGAGTCCTCGGGGAGGGGTTCGGTCTCGAACACGTCGAGGCCGGCGCCCGCAATCTCGCTGGCGTCGAGGGCGTCGATCAGGGCGTCCTCGTCGACGATGGGGCCGCGCGCGACGTTGACGAGGTAGGCGTCCTCGCGCATCAGTTCGAGTTCGGCCGTGGAGATCATCCCCTCCGTCTCGGGGGTGTGGGGAACGGCCACGACGACGAAGCGCGCCCCGTCGATGGCCTCGTGGAGGTCGTCGGGGTGGTAGAGTTCGGAGACGCCGGGGACGGGGTCGTCGGAGCGGCGGACGCCGACCACGTCCATCCCGAGGGCGTCGGCGCGTTCGGCGATCCCCCGGCCGAGTGTGCCGAGGCCGATGACACAGAGCCGCTCGTTCTCGACGGTGAAAGGGCGGTCGTACTCGGGTTCCGCGAGCCAGTCGTGGTCGTTCTGGTGGTCGCGGTAGATGTGGAGCATCCGCGCCAGCGACACCATGTAGCCGATGGCGAGTTCGCCGACGGTCGTGTCGTGGATGCCCGTGCTGTTGGTCAGGGGGACGCCTTCGGCCTCGTAGGCGTCGGTGTCGAACTCGTCGTACCCCGCGCGGATACAGTGGGTCCAGCCGGCGTCGAGAAAGGCCTCACGGGGACGGAACGACGCGACGGCGTCCGTCCGATCGAACGATTCGTCGTCGCCGACGACTTCGACCGGCACGTCCAGATCGGCGAACGCGTCGGCGAACGCCTCGATCGGGATTTTCTCGTCGACCGTCTCGTGGATGCAGAGCCGTTCGAGTTGGGGCCTGTCGGACATGTCTCCGACATCCGGACTCTGCGTATTCAAGGTTTCGTCAGATGACGACTGTCCACTAGCTAACTGTCCTCATGATTTCGACGATTGACGATCGCGCATTAGGTATATGTCCTTATCTTTAATAAAAATTAACTTTACAATCCCGGAGATAATGCAGTGAAGTAGGATGAACGTAACAGATGCCATCGCGGAAATCTTGGCCGAAGAAGGTGTAAACCATCTGATTGGATTCCCGAGCAACCCGCTGTTCGACGACAACGCCGCGGCGGAGGCCGGTATTCGGCCCATCGTCGTTCGACAGGAACGGACCGGCGCGCACATACTCGACGGCATCGCCCGGATCACCTCCGGCGATCAAGTGGAGGCGTTCGCGTGTCAACACGGCCCGGGGACGGAGAACTCCGTCGGCGGCATCGCGCAGGCGTACGCCGAGTCGGCGCCCATCGTCGCGCTCCCGGCGGGCTACTCCCGTGCGAAGACGAACACCGACCCCAAGTTCAGTTCGCTCATCAACTACCAGGCGGTCACGAAGACGACGGAGCAGTTGACCGACCCCGACGCGACCGAGGAGACGATCCGGCGCGCGTTCCAGGCCGCCCGTAACGGCCGCCAGCGTCCCGGACTCGTCGAGATTCCGAAAGACGTCTTCTACGAGGAGGCCGGCGACATCGACTACGAGCCCACCACGTCGACGCGCTCGGGTCCGGACCCACACGCCGTCTCGGAGGCCGCCGACGCCCTCCTCGACGCCAACCTGCCGGTCATCAACGCGGGACAGGGCGTCCACTACGCGAAGGCGTGGGAGCCGCTGCAGGAACTCGCGGAACTGCTCGAAGCCCCGGTCGCCACCACGCTCAACGGCAAGAGCGCGTTCCCCGAGGACCACCCGCTCGCGCTCGGCGCGGGCTCGAAGAGCGAACCCCGCCAGCTCAACCACTTCATCAACGAGGCCGACGTGTTCTTCGGCATCGGCTGTTCGTTCACCAAGACGGCGTACGGCATCACGCCGCCGACGGACAACACCCTCATCCACTCGACGAACGACCCCGGCGACGTCGACAAGGACGTGAAATCGGACATCGCGGTCATCGGCGACGCTAAACTCACGCTCGAAGCCCTCGTCGACGAGATCGAGACCCGCGTCGGCGACGACGCCGACTTCGGCCGGTACGACGAGGTCACGTCCGAGATCGCCGAGATCGAGGCGGCGTGGCTCGACGACTGGGCGGACGTGCTCGAATCCGACGAGACGCCGATCAACCCCTACCGCGTCGTCAAGGAACTCGACGAAACCCTCGACAAGGACGAGGTCGTCGCCACCGCCGACGCCGGCAACGCCCGTGACTTCATGGCACCCTTCTTCGAGGTCACCGAACCCCTCTCCTATCTCGGATGGGGGAAGACGACCCAGCTCGGCTACGGCCTCGGCCTCATGATGGGCGCGAAACTCGCCGAACCCGAGAAGACCTGCGTCCACGTCATGGGCGACGGCGCCATCGGTATGACTGGCATGGACTTCGAGACGGCCGTCCGCGAGGACATCCCCATTATCGCCGTCGTGCTCAACAACTTCGAGATGGCGAGCTACGACACGCCGTTTTCCGGCCACTACGCCGACTTCGCCGAATCCATGGGTGGCTACGGCGAGCGGATCGAGGACCCGGAGAACATCTCCGACGCCATCGAGCGCGCCGTCCGCAAAAACGAGGAGGGGACGCCGGTCCTGCTGGAGTTCCTCACCGCCAAGTACACGAAGCTCTCGCGTCCCGATCTCGACTAGCGCGGACCGATATCGCGGCCGCGAAACAACCGTTCGACGTTTCTCCCCCGACATAATGTAACTGATACTAGTTACTTATGTGGCTGGCGGCCCGAACGTTCGCCATGCCACCGAGCGCCGTGACCGGTTCGCCACGGCAGCCGCGTTCGCGCGCCCTCGTCAAGACACTCGGCTACCGGCTGCTGATGATCGTCGTCACCGTCGTCGTCGCGTGGCTCGTTCTCGGTGACCTGCGCGACGCGGCGAGCATCGGCATCGTCGCCAACGCCGTCAAAACGGGGACGTACTACGCTTACGAGCGATTCTGGGACCGGATCGCGTGGGGGCTGTCGGAGCCGTGACTGCTACACGCTCGTGGGAAACGCTAACGAACGTCCAGCACGTATAGGCGCCCATGGCCTTCGAAATCGGCTTCCTCGTCGGGTCGCTCGCACTGCTCGGCGTCGTCCTCTACATCACGCGGATTCGGGGCCCGTCGCTTCCCCACGAGGCGATGGTCGAGGGGGCGAGCGAGGGCGAACGCGCCGACGCCGGGCAGCACGCCGGTCCGGCCGGGCCGCGAGCGCCGACGGTCGAAGCGTGCGAACTCTGCGGCGAGAACCCCGCCACGGAGTCGGTCAACGAGATGGCTGTCTGTGCCCAGTGTAACGACGACCTGTTGTGACGTGCCGGTCGCGCGACCGGCCGGAGCCCGGGATCGACAGTCGTCACGCCGCGTTCAGACCTCTTCTCCGACGCTGTCGCCGAACTGCTGGCGGGTGTGCGGGAGTTTCCCGCCGGCCGCGAGGAGTTCCCGCTGTCGCCCGTTGGCGTCGAGGTGGGCCTCGGCTTCCCACTCGTCGTCGACGCGGATCGTGACCGTCTCTTGGCCGCTCTCGACCGCGTCGACCGCGTCATCGACGATTTCGATCCCGTCGCCCTGTTCGATGCGGTCGTAGGTTTCGGCGTCGATGGTCAGCGGCAGGAGGCCGAAGTTGATGAGGTTGGACTTGTGGATGCGCGCAAAGGACTGTGCGAGGACGCCGTGGATACCGAGATACATCGGACAGAGCGCGGCGTGTTCACGGGAGGAGCCCTGGCCGTAGTTCTCGCCCGCGACGAGGAAGCCCCCGTCGGCTTCGGCCGCCCGCCGGGCGAAGGTTTCGTCGACCCGCTTGAGCGTGAACTCCGATAGCTTGGGGACGTTCGACCGGTAGACCGACACTTCCTGGGTCGCCGGAATCACGTGGTCGGTCGTGATGTTGTCGGGCATTTTCAGAAGCGCCGGGCCGGCGAGGGAGGCGCCAAGCGGGTCTTTCAGCGGCACCTCGTCGATGTTCGGCCCCTTGACGAGGCCGTCGTCGACCGCCTCGTCGGGCATGATGATGTCCGACTCGCTGGCGCCGATGTAGCGGTCGGGGTACTCGAAGCCCGGCGCCGCCAGGTCGTCGAGTTCGTCGGCCAGGTCGCGGGGGTCGGTGATCTCGCCGGTCAGCGCCGTCGCCGCCGCCACCTCGGGCGAACAGAGATAGACCGCGTCGTCTTCCATCCCCGACCGCCCCTCGAAGTTGCGGTTGAAGGTGCGCACGCTCACCGACTCGCTGGCGGGGACGTGGCCCGCGCCGATGCAGGCGCCACACGTCGCCTCGGAGATGTTGACGCCGGCGGCCATCAACTCGGCGGTGAGGCCGTTTCGCGCGGCCATCTCCGCGGCCTGTTTCGACCCCGGCGCGACGATTGTCTCCGTTCGCTTCGCCACCTCGCGGTCCCGAAGCATCTTCGCCACCGGGAGGATATCTTCGTAGGCGCCGTTGGTACAGGAGCCGACGAGCACCTGATCCGTCTCGATGCCCGCCACCTCGCGGACCGGCACCACGTTGTCGGGCATCGACGGGCAGGCGATGAGGGGTTCGATCTCCGAGAGGTCGACGACGATTTCGTCGTCGTACTCCGCGTCGGGATCGGGTTGCACCTCGACGTAATCCTCCGGCCGCCCGAGTCGCTCGAAGAACTCCTTCGTCCGCTCGTCGGTGGGGAAAACCGAGGTGGTCGCGCCGAGTTCCGTCCCCATGTTGGTGACGACGGTGCGTTCGTGCGCCGAGAGGCTCTCGACGCCGGGGCCGGTGTACTCGAATACCTTGCCGACGCCCTCCTTGACCGAGAACCGCCGCAGGAGTTCGAGGATCACGTCCTTCGCGGTCGACCACTCGGGGAGTTCGCCCTCCAGTCGGACGTTCACGACTTCGGGCACGTCGAGGTAGAAGGGGGCACCGCCCATCGCGGTGGCCACGTCGAGGCCGCCGGTACCGATGCCGAGACAGCCCAGGCCGCCGGCGGTGGGGGTGTGTGAGTCGGCGCCGATGAGCGTCTTGCCCGGCGCCGTGAAGTTCTCCTTGTGGACCTGGTGGAGGATACCGGTCCCCGGCCGCGCGAAGTAGGCGCCGTACGTGCCCGCCGCCGACCGGAGAAATCGGTGGTCGTCGGAGACTTTGAAATCGGGCTGGTAGGTCTGGTGGTCGCAGTGCTGGCCGGCCACCTCGACCTGTACCTCGTCGAGGCCGAGCGCCTCGAACTGGAGCCACGCCATCGTCCCCGTCAGGTCGTGAGCGATGGTCTGATCCACCGCGATGCCGACCTCCGACCCCGTTTCGACCTCGCCGTCGACGAGATGATCCGCCAGAATCTTCTCCGTGAGAGTCCGTCCCATAACTACCGGGGCTTGCGCACTGGCTTACATAATCGTTTCCCACCGATGCTACCCCCGCAGCACCTCGACGGGGTTCGCCGTCGACGCCTTCCACGCGGGGTAGATCCCGCTGAGCGTGCTCGCGAGGACGGCGAAGCCGAATCCGAGCGCCAGGAACTCGAGATTGCGGGGCTGGAAGACGAGCATCGGCTGGCCGTTGAGTTGGCCGTTGACGGCCCAGCCGATCACGGTCGAGAGGGCAACGCCGACCGCTCCTCCGAGGACACCGAGGAGGGCGGCCTCCGCGACGATCATCCGCATCACCTCCCGCCGTCGGATGCCGACCGCCCGAAACACCCCGATTTCGGCGCGTCGCTCGACGACGCTCATCAACATGACGTTCAGGATGCTGACGCCGGCGACGACCAGCGAGATCGAGCCGACGCCGAGGAGTGCGGCGTTGAGTGTCGCGAAGAAGCCGCTGACGCTCTCCTGGATGTCCGCAGGGGTAAACGTGCCCACGACCTCCTCGCGCTCGTTCAGTTCGGCCGGAATCTCCTCGGCCAGTCGCTGTGCCTCCTCGCCGTCCGCGGCGACGACGGTCACCTGATCGTAGCCGTCCTGATCGACGTCGTCGAGCGGGATGACGACCGAGACGCCCTGCCCGAACCCACCGGGTTCGTCCAGGATGGCGATGATGCGGTACGAACGGCCGCCGATGGAGACGGTCTGTCCGAGTTCCACTCCGAGTTCCGCCGCGATGTCGGCGTTGAGCAGGGCGCCGCTCCGCATCGGCGACGGAACGGTTCCCTCGGCGACGTCGTAGAGCGCATCGGGGCGGGACACCGCTTGGACGGTCACTCGTCGGCGCTCCGACCGGGAGGCGACCGCCATCGTCTCGGTGCGCTGGGGGGCGACCACGGCGCCGGTGGCCACCCGCTCGATCGAGTCGACCTGCTGATCGGTGATGACGTTGTCCTCGTTTTCGTCGCCGGGGAACACCGTCACGGTGTTCGAGAGCCCGCCAAGTTCCTGGGTCGCGCCGTACTGGAGCGCCGTCCCCGTGATCCCGATCGCGGCGATGGCGACGACGCCGATGACGATACCCAGAGTCGCCAGCCCGGTCCGAAGCCGGTTTCGCTGGAGGTTGAGCCACGCCATCCGTAGCGCCGGCGCGTCGAGGGGATCGATCACTGGATCACCCCGTCGATTAGCTCGACCGTGCGGTCGGTGAACTCCGTCACCAGTTCGTCGTGGGTGACCGCCACCACGCCCACCTCCTCCTCGACGCTGATGCGCTCGAACTCCTCGAGGATGCGACGGCCGGTGTCGCGGTCCAGGTTCCCGGTCGGCTCGTCCGCGAGCACGAGGCGGGGCTCGTTCACCAGCGCCCGGGCGATGGCGACGCGCTGGCGCTGGCCACCGGAGAGTTGGTCCGGTCGGTGGTCGAGTCGATCACCGAGTCCCACCCGCTCCAGCAACTCTCGGGCCCGGCCCGTCCGATCCCCCGAGACGAACATCGTGGGGACGAGGACGTTCTCGACGGCGGTCAGCATGGGAACGAGGTGAAACGACTGGAAGACGAAGCCGATGGTCCGCCGACGCGCCATCGTTCGTGCCTCGTCGTCGTGGTCGGTCACGTCCTCGTCGTCGAGACGCACCGTTCCCGAGGTGGGCACGTCGAGGAGACCGAGGAGGTTGAGGAGCGTGCTCTTCCCGGAGCCGCTGGGTCCGATGACGGCGACCATCTCGCCCGGCTCGACGGCGAAATCGACGTGGGAGAGGGCGGCGATCGTTTCGCCGCCGCTTCGGTACTCCTTGCCCACATCGTCGAGTTCGGCCACCGGGTCGACGCCGGCCACGGCGCCTCCGTCCGGATCGCTCATCCCTCCTCCTCGCCGCGGCGTTGCCACCAGTAGATCACCCCGCCACCTACGGCGACGACGGCGGCGAGGCGGAGCAGAATGCCGAGCACGTCGATACTCCCGAGTCCGAGGAAGCCGCCCCCACCGCTGCCGGGTGGACCGTCCGGCCCGTCGCCTCCGGTCGCCCCGGCCGGGACGCCCCCGACGTCGTTGATCGTCACGTCGACGACTCTGGAGTACTGCTCGCCGTCCGCGATGTAACTGACCCGAACCGGCACCGTGTCCGTCCGGTTGCCCGCCAGGCGTGCCGTCAGTTCGAACGAGGTGAACTCGCCCGCCGGGACGTTCCCGACGAAGTAGTCCTTCGCGGGCGACACCGGCGTCACGCGCTCGGTTCCGACGACGCTGACGACGGCGCCGGTCACGGCCGTCTCGCCGGTGTTCGAGGCGCTGCCGGCGAGCCGGATCGAGCCGCCGGTCGGGATCACCTCGATCCCGGTCAGCGCAATCCGCCCGTCGGTCGTCGGTGCGAAGTCGACGGTCGTCACCGTCTCCCGGCGCTCGCCGGTGGCCTCGTACACCGCCCGCAGGGTGACGAGCCCGGCCGGGAGGCTCGACTCGCTGATCGAGACGCTCCGCGTCGACTCCGTCCGCACGTCCTCGACGAGTTTGCGAGCCACCGTCTCGCCGCCCGATTCGGCGCGCAACCGGACCTCCTCCAGCGGGACGTTGCCGAAGTTGGTGAGCGAGGCGTCGATTCGGGCCGTGCCGTTCTCTCGTACCACCTCCGCGTCGAGTTCGGCGTCGACGTTGGGCGGCTCGATGTCGAACGTTCGTGATTCGGTGACCGTCTTCCGGTCACCGTCGGCGTCGCGGTATTCGAGCGTCGCTGCGAGCGGGTGCCGGCCGGGACCGTCGAAAGTCACGTCGTACTCGACCCGTCGCTCGCTGCCGGCAGCGAGCGACGCGTTCACGCGGGTGGTGTCGTCGACGGTGGCGTTCGGCCCAGAGAGCGTCAGCCGGAGGTTGGAGACGTTGGTATCGGCCCCGTTGGCGGCGGTGACGGTAACCCGGCTCTCCGTCGACGGGCTATCGGTCGGCGTCTTCAGCGACAGTTGTACGTCGCCGTCACCCTCGTTGACCGACACCGTCACCGGATACTGGATGTTGAAGACGCCGCCCTCGGCGCTCTGTCCGTAGACGTAAAGCGTGAGGTCCTTCCGCCCCGGCGTCTCGAAGTCGGTCGTCAGCGGCACGTTGGCCGTGCCGCCGGCTCCGAGCGTCCCCAGATCCTCGGTGGTCGCGATCCTGTCGATGCCCGACCGAAGCGAGACCTGTGTGATCTCTGCGGACGCGGCGCTGCTCTCGAAGTTTTTGATCGTCGCGGTGATGGTTACGTCCTCGCCGACGTTCGGCGCTGACGGCTCGACCGTGACCGACTGGACGATAACCTGACTCTGGGCCGTCGCGACGCCGGCACCGAGCGTGACGGCGCTCGCGGCGAGGACGGCGACGAGCGCGAGCGCGACGGCGGCGGACCGATCAGTCATGGCGTTGCCACCGCGGACCGATCGGCTGGGGAGAGGGCTCGCGGGCGGTTCGAGCGGGGAGGAACATCGGGGACCATCACCGGTCGGTCCGTTCCGATCGGACTTAGATTGTGTGGTGTCATCGTCGGCGTCCCCGGACGCCCCGGCGCAGTCCCGCAACGACTCTCATCGGTCGGTGACGGGCCGTTACCGTGGCTGTTCACTGCTTTGCTTACAACAGCCCTTCCTCGTGCGCGAGCAGGATGCCCTCGATCGTGGCGTCGTTGGTCGGCGGGGTCCGGGCCACGTCGAGTGCCTCCGAGACGGGGACCGTCCGGACCGTCAGGAACTCGTTCGAGTCGAGTTCCCGCGCCCCGGGCGTCAACCCCTCGGCGAAGACGATGCCGCGACGGTGACGCAACAGCCCGGTACAGGTCGGAAACTCCTGGAGCAGCGCCGTCGAGTCGGGGGCAAAGCCCGTCTCCTCCTCGAGTTCCCGCGCCGCGGCCGTCGTGAACGACTCGCCGTCCTCGACGATGCCCGCCGGGAGTTCGAGCTGTGTCTCCCGTATCGTCGGCCGAAACTGCTCGACGAAGAGCACCCGGTCGTCGACGACGGCCACTACCACCGCCGCGGGTGGCAACTCCGCCCAGTAGTAGCGTTTCGTCGAGCCGTCGGGCTGTTCGACCAGGTCGTAGCCGCCGGTGTACCAGCCGGTTTCGTACGCCGTCACCGACTCGATCACCGGCCAGTCGTGGTCTCGTGGGTCGGTCATCCGCGCGTCACCGCCACGACGTACCGCTCGTCGCCGTGAGTCACGAGGACTCCGCTCTCGCGCCGGGCGTCGGGATTCCGGGCGATCAGCCCGTCACGCTCGTCGAACGGCGAGTGGGCGAACGACTCTTTCAGACCGAGCGGTCCCCGCCGGTAGGGCTCGGACCGTCCCGATTCCGATTCGATGGCCGCAGTGAGATACGGGTAGCGACGCTCGGAGAGGTTCGTGACGTTCACCGTCGGGCCGTCCGCCTCGGTGGGCGTGGCCGTCAGGTAGTACGGCTCGCCGGTCCCCAGGAGGGAGGGAAGGGCGCCGAGAGCGAGGAGGGCGAGACAGACGAGCGCGAACCCGAGGAGCGCGCGGCGGGTGATCGGTCGCACGGGGGCCGTTGGCGCGGCCGGCTCAAACGCCTTTCGCCCTACAGTTCGTCGCGGTAGAGCCGTCCGAACGCCCCCCGGCGACACGTCGCGACCGCCGCGTCGCGTTCCTCCTGGAACGTTGCGGCGACGGCGGCGTCCGCGAAGCGGGCGACGTGCCAGACGACGTGGTCGACTGCCTCGCTGCCGAGGAGGGTCACGTCGGCGTCGGCGTCGGCGCGCCAGTCCTCGAACGTTTCACGGTCCCCAACGTGGACGACGAGCAACGAGGCGAAGAGGGCGTCACGGGCCGTCTCCACCACGTCGCTCGTCACGCGGTCGTGGTACTCCTCGCGGTCGAACTCCATCGCCGTCGCCGTCTCGCGAACGACCGTCTGCGCCGCCGGGCCGACCGACTCGTAGGCCTCGCGGGCGTCCGCGAGCGTCTCGGGGTCGAACACGCCTTCGGTCTCCATACGTTGCCTCCTGCCGGCGGCGGCTTAGGAGTTGGTATCGTCGTCGTCGCCGTCCGCGTCGAGCATCGCCTGCGTCATCTCGCGGGCCTCCGCGAGGACGCGCCGAACGTCGCCGTCGGCGGTGTCGGTCGGCCGTCGTCCGTGCGCGTGATTGTGGTCGCCGGCCGCCCCCTCCGGCACCTCGCCGGCCGCCCCCTCCGGCACCCGCTCCTCGAACATCTCGTCGTAGTCGGCGTCCTTGGCGTACTCGACGACGACCGGCGCCAGTTCGTCGACGCCCGCCTCGCCCCACCCCGGCGCGTGTTCGTCCAGCCACGTCTCGTGGGCGTCGCCGTGGAGCATGGCGGTGAAAGCGAGGTGGTTCGCGAGGTGGTCGGCGTCGCGCTGGGGCGTCGCACAGACCGGGCAGGCGTATCCCATGGTCGGCACACGGGGCCTGAGAGGTATTAGGGTTCGGCCTCGCCGTCGCCGTCACGCCACTCGGCCACGCCCAGTACCATCACGAGGGCGTCCTCGCCGTCCCGGTAGTACCGTGGGACGCGCCGGGCGGTTTCGAAGCCAACGTCGCGGTACAGCGTTCGGGCGGCGTCGTTGCTCTCGCGCACCTCCAGTTTCACTACCTCCGCGCCGTCGACTTCGAGGGTGACGAGCGAACGGACGAGCAACGACCGGCCGATGCCGCGATGGCGGGCCGCGTCGGCGACGGCGAGGTCCTTCACGTGTCCGATGTCGCGCCCGAAGTTGGGCGTCACGTCGCCGACGACGTAGCCGACCACTGCGTCCGGCCCGTCGTGTTCCACGCTCGACTCCACCGCGACCAGAAACCCCGGTTCGTCGAGAAACCGCTCGAAGGCCGTGTAGGGCCACGGCTGATCGAAGGCAGCGCGTTCGATGTCGACGATCGATCCTAGATCCGACTGCTCGGCGCCGCGGATGGTCACGCCGGCTGGCGTCGTGGGAGCGGCCACGCGAGACGGTACGACCGACGGCAGCAAAATACCTCG contains these protein-coding regions:
- a CDS encoding DUF2061 domain-containing protein, which gives rise to MPPSAVTGSPRQPRSRALVKTLGYRLLMIVVTVVVAWLVLGDLRDAASIGIVANAVKTGTYYAYERFWDRIAWGLSEP
- a CDS encoding thiamine pyrophosphate-requiring protein encodes the protein MNVTDAIAEILAEEGVNHLIGFPSNPLFDDNAAAEAGIRPIVVRQERTGAHILDGIARITSGDQVEAFACQHGPGTENSVGGIAQAYAESAPIVALPAGYSRAKTNTDPKFSSLINYQAVTKTTEQLTDPDATEETIRRAFQAARNGRQRPGLVEIPKDVFYEEAGDIDYEPTTSTRSGPDPHAVSEAADALLDANLPVINAGQGVHYAKAWEPLQELAELLEAPVATTLNGKSAFPEDHPLALGAGSKSEPRQLNHFINEADVFFGIGCSFTKTAYGITPPTDNTLIHSTNDPGDVDKDVKSDIAVIGDAKLTLEALVDEIETRVGDDADFGRYDEVTSEIAEIEAAWLDDWADVLESDETPINPYRVVKELDETLDKDEVVATADAGNARDFMAPFFEVTEPLSYLGWGKTTQLGYGLGLMMGAKLAEPEKTCVHVMGDGAIGMTGMDFETAVREDIPIIAVVLNNFEMASYDTPFSGHYADFAESMGGYGERIEDPENISDAIERAVRKNEEGTPVLLEFLTAKYTKLSRPDLD
- the rimI gene encoding ribosomal protein S18-alanine N-acetyltransferase, with translation MAAPTTPAGVTIRGAEQSDLGSIVDIERAAFDQPWPYTAFERFLDEPGFLVAVESSVEHDGPDAVVGYVVGDVTPNFGRDIGHVKDLAVADAARHRGIGRSLLVRSLVTLEVDGAEVVKLEVRESNDAARTLYRDVGFETARRVPRYYRDGEDALVMVLGVAEWRDGDGEAEP
- a CDS encoding DUF5810 domain-containing protein; protein product: MGYACPVCATPQRDADHLANHLAFTAMLHGDAHETWLDEHAPGWGEAGVDELAPVVVEYAKDADYDEMFEERVPEGAAGEVPEGAAGDHNHAHGRRPTDTADGDVRRVLAEAREMTQAMLDADGDDDDTNS
- a CDS encoding ABC transporter permease, whose amino-acid sequence is MIDPLDAPALRMAWLNLQRNRLRTGLATLGIVIGVVAIAAIGITGTALQYGATQELGGLSNTVTVFPGDENEDNVITDQQVDSIERVATGAVVAPQRTETMAVASRSERRRVTVQAVSRPDALYDVAEGTVPSPMRSGALLNADIAAELGVELGQTVSIGGRSYRIIAILDEPGGFGQGVSVVIPLDDVDQDGYDQVTVVAADGEEAQRLAEEIPAELNEREEVVGTFTPADIQESVSGFFATLNAALLGVGSISLVVAGVSILNVMLMSVVERRAEIGVFRAVGIRRREVMRMIVAEAALLGVLGGAVGVALSTVIGWAVNGQLNGQPMLVFQPRNLEFLALGFGFAVLASTLSGIYPAWKASTANPVEVLRG
- a CDS encoding COG1361 family protein, producing MTDRSAAVALALVAVLAASAVTLGAGVATAQSQVIVQSVTVEPSAPNVGEDVTITATIKNFESSAASAEITQVSLRSGIDRIATTEDLGTLGAGGTANVPLTTDFETPGRKDLTLYVYGQSAEGGVFNIQYPVTVSVNEGDGDVQLSLKTPTDSPSTESRVTVTAANGADTNVSNLRLTLSGPNATVDDTTRVNASLAAGSERRVEYDVTFDGPGRHPLAATLEYRDADGDRKTVTESRTFDIEPPNVDAELDAEVVRENGTARIDASLTNFGNVPLEEVRLRAESGGETVARKLVEDVRTESTRSVSISESSLPAGLVTLRAVYEATGERRETVTTVDFAPTTDGRIALTGIEVIPTGGSIRLAGSASNTGETAVTGAVVSVVGTERVTPVSPAKDYFVGNVPAGEFTSFELTARLAGNRTDTVPVRVSYIADGEQYSRVVDVTINDVGGVPAGATGGDGPDGPPGSGGGGFLGLGSIDVLGILLRLAAVVAVGGGVIYWWQRRGEEEG
- a CDS encoding DUF5809 family protein; its protein translation is METEGVFDPETLADAREAYESVGPAAQTVVRETATAMEFDREEYHDRVTSDVVETARDALFASLLVVHVGDRETFEDWRADADADVTLLGSEAVDHVVWHVARFADAAVAATFQEERDAAVATCRRGAFGRLYRDEL
- a CDS encoding ABC transporter ATP-binding protein is translated as MSDPDGGAVAGVDPVAELDDVGKEYRSGGETIAALSHVDFAVEPGEMVAVIGPSGSGKSTLLNLLGLLDVPTSGTVRLDDEDVTDHDDEARTMARRRTIGFVFQSFHLVPMLTAVENVLVPTMFVSGDRTGRARELLERVGLGDRLDHRPDQLSGGQRQRVAIARALVNEPRLVLADEPTGNLDRDTGRRILEEFERISVEEEVGVVAVTHDELVTEFTDRTVELIDGVIQ
- a CDS encoding aconitate hydratase; protein product: MGRTLTEKILADHLVDGEVETGSEVGIAVDQTIAHDLTGTMAWLQFEALGLDEVQVEVAGQHCDHQTYQPDFKVSDDHRFLRSAAGTYGAYFARPGTGILHQVHKENFTAPGKTLIGADSHTPTAGGLGCLGIGTGGLDVATAMGGAPFYLDVPEVVNVRLEGELPEWSTAKDVILELLRRFSVKEGVGKVFEYTGPGVESLSAHERTVVTNMGTELGATTSVFPTDERTKEFFERLGRPEDYVEVQPDPDAEYDDEIVVDLSEIEPLIACPSMPDNVVPVREVAGIETDQVLVGSCTNGAYEDILPVAKMLRDREVAKRTETIVAPGSKQAAEMAARNGLTAELMAAGVNISEATCGACIGAGHVPASESVSVRTFNRNFEGRSGMEDDAVYLCSPEVAAATALTGEITDPRDLADELDDLAAPGFEYPDRYIGASESDIIMPDEAVDDGLVKGPNIDEVPLKDPLGASLAGPALLKMPDNITTDHVIPATQEVSVYRSNVPKLSEFTLKRVDETFARRAAEADGGFLVAGENYGQGSSREHAALCPMYLGIHGVLAQSFARIHKSNLINFGLLPLTIDAETYDRIEQGDGIEIVDDAVDAVESGQETVTIRVDDEWEAEAHLDANGRQRELLAAGGKLPHTRQQFGDSVGEEV
- a CDS encoding NUDIX hydrolase, which codes for MTDPRDHDWPVIESVTAYETGWYTGGYDLVEQPDGSTKRYYWAELPPAAVVVAVVDDRVLFVEQFRPTIRETQLELPAGIVEDGESFTTAAARELEEETGFAPDSTALLQEFPTCTGLLRHRRGIVFAEGLTPGARELDSNEFLTVRTVPVSEALDVARTPPTNDATIEGILLAHEEGLL
- the ddh gene encoding D-2-hydroxyacid dehydrogenase, giving the protein MSDRPQLERLCIHETVDEKIPIEAFADAFADLDVPVEVVGDDESFDRTDAVASFRPREAFLDAGWTHCIRAGYDEFDTDAYEAEGVPLTNSTGIHDTTVGELAIGYMVSLARMLHIYRDHQNDHDWLAEPEYDRPFTVENERLCVIGLGTLGRGIAERADALGMDVVGVRRSDDPVPGVSELYHPDDLHEAIDGARFVVVAVPHTPETEGMISTAELELMREDAYLVNVARGPIVDEDALIDALDASEIAGAGLDVFETEPLPEDSPLWDFEEVIISPHRGSATNRYHLDIAELVTEIFEQYQAGETLRNRVA